One part of the Limisphaerales bacterium genome encodes these proteins:
- a CDS encoding SDR family oxidoreductase: MSNELFSLKDKVALVTGSSTGLGKVMARALGRAGAKVAMNYFHNEERAAQAFAEFQETGAEGAMIRANVTDEADVNRLVAEATEQLGPIDIVVLNATPDQPQKPIEDYDWSFYQSMLDFFIKSPFLVTRAVLPHMKAQKWGRIINIGSEVFHLGVKPFTAYVAAKGGQNGFNRSLAHELAEWNITVNMVAPGWIPVERHENDPQELKDGYLASIPMGRWGVPQDLDGTITYLASEASGFVTGQNIHVNGGTTVH, encoded by the coding sequence ATGAGCAACGAGTTATTTTCTCTTAAAGACAAGGTGGCGCTGGTGACGGGGAGCTCCACGGGATTGGGCAAGGTAATGGCCAGAGCGCTGGGGCGCGCGGGGGCGAAGGTGGCCATGAACTATTTCCACAACGAGGAACGCGCGGCGCAGGCGTTTGCGGAGTTTCAGGAAACCGGCGCGGAAGGGGCGATGATCCGCGCGAATGTAACGGATGAGGCGGACGTGAATCGGCTAGTGGCTGAGGCGACCGAGCAGCTGGGGCCGATCGACATCGTGGTGCTCAACGCTACGCCGGATCAGCCGCAGAAACCGATCGAGGACTATGACTGGTCGTTTTACCAGAGCATGCTGGATTTTTTCATCAAGAGCCCGTTCCTCGTCACGCGCGCGGTGTTGCCGCACATGAAGGCGCAAAAGTGGGGCCGCATCATCAACATCGGTTCGGAGGTGTTTCATTTGGGCGTCAAACCCTTCACCGCCTACGTCGCCGCCAAGGGCGGGCAGAATGGTTTCAACCGCAGCCTCGCGCATGAACTGGCGGAGTGGAACATCACGGTGAACATGGTTGCGCCCGGCTGGATCCCCGTGGAGCGTCACGAGAACGATCCGCAGGAACTGAAGGATGGCTACCTCGCCAGCATCCCGATGGGGCGCTGGGGCGTGCCGCAGGATCTCGATGGCACGATCACGTATCTCGCGAGTGAGGCGTCCGGTTTTGTGACAGGCCAAAACATCCACGTCAACGGCGGCACCACGGTGCATTGA
- a CDS encoding type II toxin-antitoxin system VapC family toxin, with protein MADTNALAYLLIEGDRTAEVQALYEMDPDWIAPRLWEFEFLNILATYSRANHLRTTTANRIWSNASSLMTGRAYEVEGSDVLAVASRLNISAYDAQFVCLAEQINVPLITEDRALQRKAACAMGIQNFLNL; from the coding sequence GTGGCAGATACCAATGCGCTGGCGTATCTTCTGATTGAGGGAGATCGCACCGCCGAGGTACAGGCACTTTATGAAATGGATCCGGATTGGATTGCGCCGCGTCTTTGGGAATTCGAATTTCTGAACATTCTCGCCACCTATTCCCGGGCTAATCATCTGAGAACAACAACTGCCAATCGCATTTGGTCAAACGCTTCGTCTTTGATGACAGGCCGCGCGTATGAAGTGGAAGGCAGCGATGTTCTGGCAGTCGCGTCACGGTTAAATATTTCTGCATACGATGCGCAATTCGTTTGCCTCGCAGAACAAATAAACGTGCCGCTCATCACCGAAGATCGCGCGTTGCAGCGCAAGGCAGCGTGCGCGATGGGCATTCAAAATTTTCTGAATTTATGA
- a CDS encoding PSD1 domain-containing protein, whose product MTRQCTVTILLSLTTVAWAAEPLPDKVDYNRDIKPILSDNCYACHGPDEEQVKGGLRLDSFAAATKELKSGARAIVPKDTEESELVYRVHTTDADELMPPAESNKSLTAREKALLKKWVAQGGEFAKHWAYVTPKKMAAPKVEQKGFTQNDIDRFILERLKANGFAPNKAADRRTLIRRLTFDLTGLPPTWAQVEAFVNDQSPDAYAKLVERLLASPQYGERMAVYWLDMVRFADTIGYHSDNHETKPLYREYVIDAFNNNKRYDQFTREQIAGDLIKDRTGTQLIASGYNRLNMNTREGGSQPKEYTAKYLADRVRNTSTVWMASTLGCSECHDHKFDPFTANDFYSFGAFFADLQETPVGAQRATKVPLPQDEAKITGINAEITKLEQQLAVVDVSAGQVKWEKTQQASAANAVTLSDWKRIGPFGAPDFDQAHAKAFIDESAVDLKKAYGKLKWVDAKNYVDGKVHTLTGGNSAHYFYRTIQSGIARQLELSLGSDDSFRIWLNGQLVADKKISRGVAPDQDKVTLNLKPGENQLLFKIANGSGGYGFYFKANQVSLPPAVLAALKVETGKRTAAQKNAVTAHYRTLAPELAAIRQKITGKNAEKDAAINANPTALVSVSMATPRMVRVLPRGNWLDDSGDQVQPAVPGFLQFGQATEGRASRMDLADWIVAKDNPLTARVFVNRLWAMFHGRGLATPLDDFGAQGTPPSHPALLDWLAIEFMENGWDVKHMVKLMVSSGTYRQSSVSPKAVTDKDPYNLWLARQGRWRLEAEMVRDNALAVSGLLVKTIGGASVKPYQPTGYWAHLNFPKRSWKADSGEGLYRRGLYTYWCRTFLHPSLAAFNAPSREECTVERVRSNTPQQALVLLNDPTYVEAARIFAERILKDGGKTPESRIAFAYQQALHRAPSAAEAKILAGLADKHLKHYQTDAPAADALLKNGAKMANEALDKSELAAWTSIARVVLNLHENITRN is encoded by the coding sequence ATGACCAGACAGTGCACCGTTACCATTTTATTGAGCCTCACCACGGTGGCGTGGGCGGCCGAGCCGCTGCCGGACAAGGTGGATTACAACCGCGACATCAAGCCGATCCTCTCGGACAATTGCTATGCCTGTCACGGGCCGGATGAAGAACAGGTGAAGGGCGGGCTGCGATTGGACTCGTTTGCGGCGGCCACCAAGGAATTGAAGAGCGGCGCGCGCGCGATTGTGCCGAAGGACACGGAGGAGAGCGAACTGGTGTACCGCGTGCACACGACCGATGCCGATGAACTCATGCCGCCGGCCGAGTCGAACAAGAGCCTGACCGCGCGCGAAAAGGCGTTGCTCAAGAAATGGGTGGCGCAGGGCGGGGAGTTTGCCAAGCACTGGGCTTATGTGACGCCGAAGAAGATGGCCGCGCCGAAGGTGGAGCAAAAGGGCTTTACGCAAAACGACATCGACCGTTTCATTTTGGAGCGATTGAAGGCTAACGGGTTTGCGCCGAACAAGGCGGCCGACCGGCGCACGTTGATCCGTCGACTCACCTTTGACCTCACCGGCTTGCCGCCGACTTGGGCGCAGGTGGAGGCGTTTGTGAACGACCAATCGCCCGACGCCTACGCGAAGCTGGTCGAGCGCCTGCTCGCCAGTCCGCAATACGGTGAGCGCATGGCGGTGTACTGGTTGGACATGGTGCGCTTTGCCGACACGATCGGTTATCACTCAGACAACCACGAAACCAAGCCGCTCTATCGCGAGTACGTCATCGACGCCTTCAACAACAACAAGCGCTACGACCAATTCACGCGCGAGCAAATCGCCGGCGACCTCATCAAGGATCGCACCGGCACGCAGCTCATTGCGTCCGGCTACAATCGCCTGAACATGAACACGCGCGAAGGCGGTTCGCAGCCCAAGGAGTACACCGCCAAATATCTCGCCGACCGCGTGCGCAATACCTCCACCGTGTGGATGGCCAGCACGCTCGGTTGCAGCGAATGCCACGATCACAAGTTCGATCCCTTCACCGCGAATGATTTTTACAGCTTCGGCGCGTTCTTTGCCGACCTGCAGGAAACGCCGGTCGGCGCCCAGCGCGCGACCAAGGTGCCGTTGCCCCAGGACGAGGCCAAGATTACCGGCATCAATGCCGAGATCACCAAGCTCGAGCAGCAGCTCGCAGTCGTGGATGTCAGTGCCGGCCAGGTGAAATGGGAGAAAACCCAGCAGGCATCCGCGGCCAACGCGGTGACCTTGAGCGATTGGAAACGCATCGGACCCTTTGGCGCGCCGGACTTTGATCAAGCCCACGCGAAGGCCTTTATCGACGAGTCCGCCGTGGATTTGAAAAAGGCCTACGGCAAGCTCAAGTGGGTGGACGCAAAGAATTATGTGGACGGCAAGGTGCACACGCTCACCGGCGGAAACAGCGCGCATTATTTTTACCGCACCATCCAGTCCGGCATCGCCCGGCAGCTCGAGCTGTCACTGGGCAGCGATGACAGCTTCCGCATCTGGCTCAATGGCCAGTTGGTGGCCGACAAAAAAATCAGCCGCGGCGTGGCGCCGGATCAGGATAAGGTGACGCTCAATCTCAAGCCCGGCGAAAACCAGCTGCTCTTCAAGATCGCCAATGGCAGCGGCGGCTACGGGTTTTATTTCAAGGCCAACCAGGTGAGCCTGCCGCCGGCGGTGCTGGCCGCGTTGAAGGTGGAAACCGGCAAACGCACGGCCGCACAGAAGAACGCCGTGACCGCGCACTACCGCACGCTGGCGCCGGAGCTGGCGGCGATCCGCCAAAAGATCACCGGCAAAAACGCCGAGAAAGACGCGGCTATTAACGCCAATCCCACCGCGCTCGTGTCCGTTTCGATGGCCACCCCGCGCATGGTGCGGGTGTTGCCGCGCGGAAACTGGCTGGATGATTCCGGCGATCAAGTGCAACCGGCTGTGCCGGGATTCCTGCAGTTTGGCCAAGCGACAGAAGGCCGCGCGAGCCGCATGGATCTTGCCGATTGGATTGTAGCGAAGGATAACCCGCTGACCGCGCGCGTGTTCGTCAACCGCTTGTGGGCGATGTTCCACGGGCGCGGGCTGGCCACGCCGCTAGATGATTTCGGCGCGCAAGGCACCCCGCCCTCGCACCCCGCATTGCTCGATTGGCTGGCCATTGAGTTCATGGAAAACGGCTGGGACGTAAAACACATGGTGAAACTCATGGTCAGCAGCGGCACCTACCGCCAAAGCTCCGTGTCACCCAAGGCTGTGACGGACAAGGATCCCTACAACCTCTGGCTCGCCCGGCAGGGACGCTGGCGGCTCGAGGCCGAGATGGTGCGCGACAACGCGCTCGCCGTTAGCGGGCTGCTCGTGAAGACCATCGGCGGCGCCAGTGTTAAGCCCTATCAACCCACCGGTTACTGGGCGCACTTGAACTTCCCCAAGCGCAGCTGGAAAGCCGACTCCGGTGAGGGTCTGTACCGGCGCGGCCTGTACACCTACTGGTGCCGCACCTTCCTGCATCCCAGCCTCGCCGCCTTCAACGCGCCAAGCCGTGAGGAATGCACCGTCGAACGCGTGCGCTCCAACACCCCGCAACAGGCGCTCGTGCTGCTCAATGACCCCACCTATGTCGAGGCCGCCCGCATCTTTGCTGAGCGTATTCTCAAGGACGGCGGCAAAACGCCCGAGTCGCGCATCGCCTTCGCCTACCAACAGGCGCTGCACCGTGCGCCTAGCGCCGCCGAGGCCAAGATCCTCGCCGGCCTGGCCGACAAGCATCTCAAACATTATCAAACCGATGCGCCCGCCGCGGACGCGCTGTTAAAGAACGGAGCCAAGATGGCCAATGAGGCATTGGATAAATCCGAACTCGCCGCGTGGACGTCTATTGCTCGGGTGGTGTTGAATTTGCATGAGAATATTACGCGGAATTAA
- a CDS encoding four helix bundle protein, whose translation MTTESSISNFQVAPELAGCADGELAFWEIEESGPLVLREESDGNVPRFDLEERTALFGMQVIQFAKKIPDNAVNHRIIGQLVGAATSVGANYCEADEAVSKKDFRHKISICRKEAKETKYFLRMAVTAEPSLKNNARVLWQEARELHLIFCSIYRK comes from the coding sequence ATGACCACGGAATCCTCAATTTCCAATTTCCAAGTTGCGCCGGAATTGGCTGGGTGCGCGGATGGGGAGTTGGCATTTTGGGAGATTGAGGAATCTGGACCTTTGGTGTTGAGGGAAGAGTCAGATGGGAATGTGCCTCGGTTTGACTTGGAGGAACGGACGGCGTTATTTGGGATGCAGGTGATTCAGTTCGCAAAAAAAATACCGGACAACGCGGTGAACCATCGCATCATCGGCCAGCTCGTTGGCGCGGCCACCAGCGTGGGCGCCAATTATTGCGAAGCCGATGAAGCCGTCTCCAAGAAAGATTTCCGTCACAAGATTAGCATTTGCCGGAAAGAGGCCAAGGAAACCAAATACTTCCTCCGCATGGCCGTCACCGCCGAACCAAGTTTAAAAAACAACGCCCGTGTCCTTTGGCAAGAGGCCCGCGAACTCCACCTAATTTTTTGCAGCATCTACCGAAAATAA
- a CDS encoding DUF1501 domain-containing protein — MNQFDLFPSDVSRRAFLGKAGLGSLGLASLLNPSLMSADRPQIDKWPGILAKPHHKPKVKRVIHLCMAGGASHLETLDYKPKLREMDGKPMPKSITEGQPIAQLQGKRNNLTCLGPQHDFQKFGQSGQHICNLFPHIGSVADDIAVIRSLTTDAINHDPAHTLMNTGTTISGRPSMGSWMLYGLGAETENLPGYCVLISRGGGQDQPVAARQWHAGFLPSRFQGVQLRGKGDPVLYVKRPDGVDADRQRDVVDAVQQLNQLQNAAVQDPEITTRISQYEMAFRMQMSVPELVDISKEPKGVLDLYGAQPGDGSFASNCLLARRLAERGVRFIQLYHRGWDHHGGIKGAMQNTAKIVDQGVAALIKDLKGSGLWEDTLILWGAEFGRTPMAQGSGRDHHIKGFSCWFAGGGIKGGMSYGNTDDFGYNAVENVVHVNDLHATILHLMGVDHEKLTYRFQGRDFRLTDVHGKVLKPILA, encoded by the coding sequence ATGAATCAATTCGATCTCTTTCCTTCCGACGTCAGCCGCCGCGCCTTTCTGGGTAAGGCCGGCTTGGGCAGCCTGGGCCTTGCCTCGCTGTTGAATCCCTCGTTGATGTCCGCGGACCGGCCGCAGATTGACAAGTGGCCGGGCATCCTCGCCAAGCCACATCACAAGCCGAAAGTGAAACGGGTGATCCACCTGTGCATGGCCGGTGGCGCGAGTCATTTGGAGACGCTCGATTACAAGCCGAAGCTGCGCGAGATGGATGGCAAACCGATGCCCAAAAGCATCACCGAGGGCCAGCCGATTGCGCAGTTGCAGGGCAAGCGCAACAATTTGACCTGCCTCGGGCCGCAACATGATTTTCAGAAGTTTGGCCAATCCGGCCAACACATTTGCAATCTCTTCCCGCACATCGGGAGTGTGGCCGATGACATTGCGGTTATTCGTTCGTTGACCACCGATGCCATCAATCACGATCCCGCCCACACCCTCATGAACACCGGCACCACCATCAGCGGCCGGCCGAGCATGGGGTCGTGGATGCTGTACGGGCTCGGCGCGGAAACCGAAAACCTGCCCGGCTATTGCGTGCTCATCTCACGCGGCGGCGGACAGGACCAGCCCGTGGCCGCCCGGCAATGGCACGCGGGCTTTTTGCCCAGCCGTTTTCAGGGCGTGCAGTTGCGGGGGAAGGGCGATCCCGTTCTCTATGTGAAACGCCCCGACGGCGTGGATGCCGATCGCCAGCGCGATGTTGTCGATGCGGTGCAACAGCTCAACCAACTGCAGAACGCCGCCGTGCAGGATCCGGAAATTACCACGCGCATTTCGCAGTACGAGATGGCCTTCCGCATGCAGATGAGCGTGCCGGAGCTGGTCGATATTTCCAAGGAACCCAAGGGCGTTCTCGACCTGTACGGTGCGCAACCCGGCGATGGCTCGTTTGCCAGCAACTGCTTGCTCGCCCGGCGCTTGGCCGAGCGCGGCGTGCGGTTCATCCAACTCTATCACCGTGGTTGGGATCATCACGGCGGCATCAAGGGCGCCATGCAAAATACCGCTAAGATCGTCGATCAAGGCGTCGCGGCGCTGATCAAGGATCTTAAGGGTTCCGGTTTGTGGGAAGACACGCTCATCCTGTGGGGCGCCGAATTTGGCCGCACGCCGATGGCGCAAGGCAGCGGGCGCGATCACCACATCAAGGGCTTCAGCTGCTGGTTCGCCGGCGGCGGCATCAAGGGTGGCATGAGCTATGGCAACACCGACGATTTCGGCTATAACGCGGTGGAAAACGTCGTGCACGTCAACGATCTCCACGCCACCATTCTGCATCTCATGGGTGTCGACCACGAAAAGCTTACCTACCGCTTTCAGGGTCGCGACTTCCGGCTGACCGATGTGCACGGGAAAGTGCTCAAGCCGATCTTGGCCTGA
- a CDS encoding DUF1501 domain-containing protein, translating to MITDLNRRAFFGRTGLSLGSVALAALGAGRKTERWPGVVRPLHHAAKVKRVIYLYMSGGPSHLETFDANKPELVKLDGQPMPASYTQGQSIAQLQNQKLACLRPQFPFKKFGQSGTEMTTLFPHLAKHIDDLAVIRSMHTDAINHDPANTLMNTGTTISGRPSMGSWIQYGLGSESEDLPGFVVLSSHAGRSPQPISVRMWHAGFLPSQFQGIQLRSTGDPVMYVRRPGGVDAARQRDIVDAVQALNELQAPLTHDPEIATRIAQYEMAFKMQSSVPDLMDLTNEPAEALDLYGCKPGDGSFASNCLLARRLAERGVRFIQLYHRGWDHHNGLVDYMQNHCGPSVDRAIAGLLTDLKRKGMFEDTLIVWGGEFGRTPMAQRNKGAVGRDHHMKGFNLWLAGGGIKGGVTHGTTDPLGYNAEENRTHVNDLHATLLHLLGIDHEKLTYRFQGRDFRLTDVHGELIKPILA from the coding sequence ATGATAACCGACCTAAATCGCCGCGCTTTCTTTGGGCGGACGGGCTTGAGTTTGGGCAGCGTGGCGCTCGCCGCTCTGGGGGCGGGCCGCAAGACGGAGCGTTGGCCGGGCGTGGTGCGACCGTTGCATCATGCGGCGAAGGTGAAGCGGGTCATCTATTTGTACATGTCTGGCGGTCCATCGCATTTGGAGACGTTTGATGCGAACAAACCGGAGCTGGTGAAGCTGGACGGCCAGCCGATGCCGGCATCTTATACTCAGGGGCAATCGATCGCGCAGTTGCAGAACCAGAAGCTCGCCTGTCTGCGGCCGCAGTTTCCGTTTAAAAAATTCGGCCAAAGCGGCACGGAGATGACCACGCTCTTTCCGCATCTTGCCAAGCACATTGATGATCTCGCGGTGATTCGTTCGATGCACACTGATGCCATTAATCATGATCCGGCTAACACTCTCATGAACACCGGCACCACCATTAGCGGTCGGCCGAGTATGGGCTCGTGGATCCAGTACGGACTCGGTAGCGAGTCGGAGGATTTGCCGGGGTTCGTGGTGCTCAGTTCGCATGCGGGGCGCAGTCCGCAGCCGATCTCCGTACGCATGTGGCATGCGGGATTTTTGCCGAGCCAGTTTCAGGGGATTCAACTGCGGTCCACCGGCGATCCGGTGATGTACGTGCGCCGGCCTGGCGGCGTGGATGCCGCGCGCCAACGCGATATAGTTGATGCCGTGCAGGCACTCAACGAACTGCAGGCACCGCTCACGCACGATCCGGAGATTGCCACGCGCATCGCGCAGTACGAAATGGCGTTCAAAATGCAGTCGAGCGTGCCGGACCTGATGGATCTCACGAACGAACCGGCCGAGGCACTCGACCTCTACGGCTGCAAACCCGGCGACGGTTCCTTTGCCAGCAACTGCCTGCTTGCGCGGCGCTTAGCTGAGCGGGGAGTGCGGTTCATCCAGCTCTATCATCGCGGCTGGGATCATCACAATGGTCTCGTGGATTACATGCAAAACCACTGCGGCCCGTCCGTGGACCGCGCCATTGCCGGGTTGCTGACCGATCTCAAGCGCAAGGGTATGTTTGAGGATACGTTGATCGTGTGGGGCGGCGAATTCGGTCGCACGCCCATGGCCCAGCGCAACAAGGGCGCCGTGGGTCGTGATCACCACATGAAGGGTTTTAATCTTTGGCTCGCCGGCGGCGGCATCAAGGGCGGCGTCACCCACGGCACCACCGATCCACTCGGCTATAACGCCGAGGAAAACCGCACCCACGTCAACGACCTCCACGCCACGCTCCTGCACCTGCTCGGCATCGACCACGAAAAACTGACTTACCGTTTCCAGGGTCGCGACTTCCGGCTGACCGATGTGCACGGGGAATTGATTAAGCCAATTCTCGCCTAA
- the rlmB gene encoding 23S rRNA (guanosine(2251)-2'-O)-methyltransferase RlmB has product MAKATREYVYGINPAFEVLRAQRRKVYGAWLNQSARDKPRTQKLVRLLEQHSVRIEWVEKGRLIQLSTSRDHQGVVLNTSLYPYTPFEELLAHSRLLLLDNIEDPQNVGAILRSAEVFGFNGVCLPNRGVPEVYPSIVKVSAGATEFMQIARQFSANQYARKAAEEGYQIAALDMNGSTPLETLREAAPEKLMLVIGGEDKSVGQFILNMADHIIGIPQFGRVNSLNASVAAGIAMHALGGK; this is encoded by the coding sequence ATGGCCAAAGCGACTCGCGAATATGTTTACGGAATCAACCCCGCCTTCGAAGTGCTGCGCGCGCAGCGGCGCAAGGTGTACGGCGCGTGGCTGAACCAATCTGCCCGTGACAAGCCGCGCACGCAAAAACTCGTGCGCCTGCTCGAACAACATTCCGTGCGCATCGAGTGGGTGGAAAAAGGTCGACTCATTCAACTCTCCACCAGCCGTGATCATCAAGGCGTGGTGCTCAATACTTCGCTGTACCCGTACACGCCCTTCGAGGAATTGCTTGCGCATTCGCGGTTGCTCTTGCTCGATAACATTGAGGACCCGCAAAACGTCGGCGCCATTTTGCGCAGCGCCGAGGTGTTTGGTTTCAACGGCGTGTGCCTCCCCAACCGCGGCGTGCCCGAGGTGTATCCCTCCATCGTAAAAGTCTCCGCCGGCGCCACCGAGTTCATGCAAATCGCGCGGCAATTTTCCGCCAACCAATACGCCCGCAAAGCCGCCGAAGAAGGCTACCAAATCGCCGCACTCGATATGAACGGTAGCACCCCGCTTGAAACCCTGCGCGAAGCCGCGCCGGAAAAGCTAATGCTCGTCATCGGCGGCGAAGACAAATCCGTCGGCCAATTTATTTTGAACATGGCCGACCACATCATCGGCATCCCGCAATTCGGCCGAGTAAATTCGCTGAACGCCAGCGTCGCCGCCGGCATTGCCATGCACGCGCTGGGAGGAAAATAG